The Akkermansiaceae bacterium genome has a window encoding:
- a CDS encoding DEAD/DEAH box helicase — protein sequence MPAAKRKKNLTPLEKQIAELKASLPAQQDWRTTDEQETTRRQVRALENPPAIRQITAGDKIHATFEITSNDSDRTYHVEIIDLSKHLFHSTTPDFATNGLGTCKHTEAVLFHLRKRYPRLYKAAEKNGPPHATLVIHNDDLQLHGTGTCTIPRKLRLCVQSNGLRKESCPPEKLIATALEHAPESVRVSARVAPWLRKKQHAAECLQLQRSYQQKVHSGEFPAHETLLPLYPYQHEGMLHLAFKERAMVADEMGLGKTIQGIAAAALLHRLGKADRCLIVAPASLKAEWEEQIEKFTTLPCEIVYGNRSQRCHTYQNPAAFFIITNYEQIRSDSLDINAALKPDIVILDEAQRIKNWSSLTARAIKRLHSRYAFVLTGTPIENRIDELYSIIEFLDPSIFGALFRFNRQFYLLDDERGKPQGYRNLDQLRQKVAPVILRRRKAQVETELPDRTDENRFITLTEGQKSDYAAHEDTVRRLANLGKKRPLRPEEHQRLMGALGCMRMLCDTQFILDKETRTSPKLDELKEIIETALQEPENKIIIFSEWIGMLTLIREHLIENKIGHAWHTGKVPQKKRRLEIKAFKTDPDCKIILCTESGGAGLNLQNASIVINCDLPWNPAKLEQRIARAWRKGQQKPVQVINLIAEGTIEHGMLDTLAMKQGLADGVLDGIGKISEIQLKKGGQSFLARLQQTLEAGKQHASTAAKKTKTPPADPAKELATRLQKKLGKNLLHAEQHFLTRELHNASSDSTDTETDPALQKIYLVTNTVTKALKNEIQQLCGQLYPRHNTTPDWLENNIILVDQTTHDSLQQLQRAGLLQTNTRARRNLLEPDPEKPAPTHTPEQLAEIKRHQHQKQEQLTAANALTAAQLPHLATPHLKNAILHHSQLTALQTHQTPPETLADLREVPHKSLLPENILTMLEKEILTSEEKEHLTRALN from the coding sequence ATGCCCGCCGCCAAAAGGAAAAAAAACCTCACCCCACTCGAAAAACAAATCGCCGAACTCAAGGCAAGCCTCCCCGCCCAGCAAGACTGGCGCACCACCGATGAGCAGGAGACCACCCGCCGCCAAGTCCGCGCCCTCGAAAACCCGCCCGCCATCCGACAGATCACGGCGGGAGATAAAATCCACGCCACCTTCGAGATCACCTCCAACGACTCAGACCGCACCTATCACGTCGAAATCATCGACCTCTCCAAACACCTTTTCCACTCAACCACCCCGGACTTCGCCACCAACGGACTCGGCACCTGCAAACACACCGAAGCCGTCCTCTTCCACCTCCGGAAACGTTACCCCCGCCTTTACAAAGCAGCGGAAAAAAACGGCCCGCCACACGCCACCCTCGTCATCCACAACGACGACCTCCAGCTCCACGGCACCGGCACCTGCACCATCCCGCGCAAACTCCGCCTCTGTGTCCAGTCCAACGGACTCAGAAAAGAATCCTGCCCGCCGGAAAAACTCATCGCCACCGCACTCGAACACGCACCCGAAAGCGTCCGCGTCTCCGCCCGTGTCGCACCCTGGCTCCGGAAAAAACAACACGCCGCCGAGTGCCTCCAGCTCCAGCGCAGCTACCAGCAAAAAGTCCACAGCGGCGAGTTCCCCGCCCACGAAACCCTGCTGCCCCTCTACCCCTACCAGCACGAGGGCATGCTGCACCTCGCCTTCAAGGAACGCGCCATGGTCGCCGATGAAATGGGCCTCGGAAAAACCATCCAGGGCATCGCCGCGGCCGCCCTGCTCCACCGCCTTGGAAAAGCCGACCGCTGCCTCATCGTCGCCCCCGCCTCACTCAAGGCCGAGTGGGAGGAACAAATCGAAAAATTCACCACCCTCCCCTGTGAAATCGTTTACGGCAACCGCTCCCAACGCTGCCATACCTACCAAAACCCCGCCGCCTTCTTCATCATCACCAACTACGAGCAAATCCGCTCCGACTCCCTCGACATCAACGCCGCCCTCAAGCCCGACATCGTCATCCTCGACGAAGCCCAGCGCATCAAAAACTGGTCATCCCTCACCGCGCGCGCCATCAAGCGCCTCCACTCCCGCTACGCCTTCGTGCTCACCGGCACCCCCATCGAAAACCGCATCGACGAACTCTACTCCATCATCGAATTCCTCGATCCCTCCATCTTCGGCGCCCTGTTCCGCTTCAACCGCCAGTTTTACCTGTTAGATGATGAAAGGGGCAAACCCCAGGGCTACCGCAACCTCGACCAGCTCCGCCAGAAAGTCGCCCCCGTCATCCTCCGCCGCCGCAAAGCCCAGGTGGAAACCGAACTCCCCGACCGCACCGATGAAAATCGCTTCATCACTCTAACAGAAGGTCAAAAATCCGACTACGCCGCCCACGAGGACACCGTCCGCCGCCTCGCCAACCTCGGAAAAAAGCGCCCCCTCCGCCCCGAGGAACACCAGCGCCTCATGGGTGCCCTGGGCTGCATGCGCATGCTCTGCGACACCCAGTTCATCCTCGACAAGGAAACCCGCACCTCCCCCAAGCTCGACGAACTCAAGGAGATCATCGAAACCGCCCTCCAGGAGCCGGAAAACAAAATCATCATCTTCTCCGAGTGGATCGGCATGCTCACCCTCATCCGCGAGCACCTCATCGAAAATAAAATCGGCCACGCCTGGCACACCGGCAAGGTTCCCCAGAAAAAACGCCGCCTGGAAATCAAAGCCTTCAAAACCGACCCCGACTGCAAAATCATCCTCTGCACTGAATCCGGAGGCGCCGGCCTCAACCTCCAGAACGCCTCCATCGTCATCAACTGCGACCTCCCCTGGAACCCCGCCAAACTCGAGCAGCGCATCGCCCGCGCCTGGCGCAAAGGCCAGCAAAAACCCGTGCAAGTCATCAACCTCATCGCCGAGGGCACCATCGAGCACGGCATGTTAGACACCCTCGCCATGAAACAAGGTCTCGCCGACGGCGTGCTCGACGGCATCGGCAAAATCTCGGAAATCCAGCTCAAAAAAGGCGGCCAGTCCTTCCTCGCCCGCCTCCAGCAAACCCTCGAGGCCGGTAAACAACACGCCTCCACCGCCGCCAAAAAAACCAAAACTCCACCCGCCGACCCCGCCAAAGAACTCGCCACCCGACTCCAGAAAAAACTCGGCAAAAACCTCCTCCACGCCGAGCAACACTTCCTTACCCGGGAACTCCACAACGCCTCCTCCGACAGCACCGACACAGAAACCGATCCCGCCCTGCAAAAAATCTACCTCGTCACCAACACCGTCACCAAAGCCCTCAAAAACGAAATCCAACAACTCTGCGGCCAACTCTACCCCCGCCACAACACCACACCCGACTGGTTGGAAAACAACATCATCCTCGTCGATCAAACCACTCACGACAGCCTGCAACAACTCCAGCGCGCGGGACTGCTCCAGACCAACACCCGCGCCCGCCGCAACCTGTTGGAGCCCGACCCCGAAAAACCCGCACCCACTCACACCCCCGAGCAACTCGCCGAAATCAAACGCCACCAACACCAAAAACAAGAGCAACTCACCGCCGCCAACGCCCTCACCGCAGCCCAACTCCCCCACCTCGCCACCCCGCACCTCAAAAACGCCATCCTCCACCACAGCCAGCTCACCGCCCTGCAAACCCACCAAACGCCACCAGAGACCCTGGCCGACCTCCGGGAAGTGCCCCACAAATCCCTCCTTCCGGAAAACATCCTAACCATGCTCGAGAAAGAAATCCTCACCTCGGAGGAGAAAGAACACCTCACCAGAGCACTCAACTAA
- a CDS encoding DEAD/DEAH box helicase family protein: MLLDERCWFLAVDFDGEGWQGEVRAFMEVCRGMEVPASLERSRSGDGGHVWLFFEEPVPAAMARSLGSHLLTLATQRCPQTKLQSYDRFFPNQDTLPRGGFGNLIALPLQKEPRKHGNSEFVDVSLTPYPDQWAYLASVRRITLRQVEKWVEKARKSDQVLGVRMVPDEADDTPWKAQPSRRSQADLRLGKAEKPRSLEMVLGDQIYVPKENLPPALHNALVRLAAFQNPEFYKAQAMRLPTYDKPRVIACAEDYPEHVALPRGCLEEMMEMLDGLKIPTKIDDQRNQGEVLQVTFQGDLRPDQLTAATALEQHDTGILAATTAFGKTVLAAAMIARRGVNTLILVHRKQLMDQWVERLVQFLDVEEKQIGRLGGGRRKLTGNLDIAIIQSLVRKGEVKDLVADYGHLVVDECHHLSAHSFELVARRAKARYVLGLSATVTRKDGHHPILFMQCGPVRYRVDARTQANKRPFRHEVIVRPTGFRLPLETDDDPRLAFQQICDALYQDHRRNRLIADEILDAVRAGRTPLVLTERTEHIDFLNRLLEDELPHIVVLKGGMPAKELKAAITSLGSIPESEPRVILATGRFVGEGFDDSRLDTLFLTMPVSWKGTIAQYAGRLHRLHGGKKVVRVFDYADLDVPMLSRMFDRRCAGYEEVGYTILLPAHALPGWPPEVPLPIDPQWKNDYAASVRRLIRDGVDAPLARLFVHVTRPPEKGAKGTARARSASEKFLHRRLQTLPDTKGQFKLNARLPIPFNERSEMEVDFLCREKNLVIELDGDQHLSDKETYRRDRRKDALLQQNGYLVLRFLTTDLGENLDHVMDTIQRVLVGR, from the coding sequence ATGCTGCTGGATGAACGGTGCTGGTTTCTGGCGGTGGATTTCGATGGCGAGGGTTGGCAGGGTGAGGTGCGCGCGTTCATGGAGGTTTGCCGCGGAATGGAGGTGCCCGCCTCGTTGGAGCGGTCGCGCTCGGGCGATGGCGGGCATGTCTGGTTGTTTTTTGAGGAGCCGGTTCCAGCGGCGATGGCAAGGTCGCTGGGCTCCCACCTGCTCACTCTGGCCACGCAAAGGTGTCCGCAGACCAAGCTACAATCGTATGATCGCTTTTTCCCGAACCAGGACACCCTGCCGCGTGGTGGCTTCGGGAATCTCATCGCACTTCCATTGCAAAAAGAGCCACGTAAGCACGGCAACAGCGAGTTTGTTGATGTCAGCCTAACACCCTATCCAGACCAGTGGGCATACCTGGCGTCCGTGCGAAGAATCACCCTCAGGCAGGTTGAAAAATGGGTGGAGAAAGCCAGGAAAAGTGACCAGGTGTTGGGAGTGCGCATGGTTCCAGACGAAGCAGACGATACGCCGTGGAAAGCACAACCATCACGGAGAAGCCAGGCAGATCTTAGGTTGGGCAAAGCAGAAAAACCCAGGTCGCTGGAGATGGTTTTGGGCGATCAGATCTACGTTCCCAAGGAAAATCTCCCGCCCGCACTGCACAATGCCCTGGTGCGTCTGGCTGCGTTTCAAAACCCGGAGTTTTACAAAGCGCAGGCAATGAGGCTGCCCACCTATGATAAGCCGCGTGTCATCGCATGCGCCGAGGATTATCCTGAGCACGTGGCACTGCCGCGTGGGTGCCTCGAAGAGATGATGGAAATGTTGGATGGGCTGAAAATACCGACCAAAATCGACGATCAACGCAACCAGGGAGAGGTATTGCAAGTCACCTTCCAGGGTGATCTCCGCCCCGACCAACTAACCGCAGCCACAGCGCTGGAGCAACACGACACCGGAATCCTCGCCGCCACCACCGCCTTTGGCAAAACCGTACTCGCCGCGGCCATGATTGCGCGGCGAGGTGTCAATACTCTCATCCTCGTACATCGCAAGCAACTGATGGACCAATGGGTCGAGCGGCTCGTTCAGTTTCTGGATGTGGAGGAAAAACAAATCGGCCGTCTCGGCGGTGGACGCAGAAAGCTCACCGGAAATCTCGACATCGCGATCATTCAGAGCCTGGTGCGCAAGGGTGAGGTGAAGGACCTCGTTGCCGACTACGGACATCTCGTCGTTGATGAATGCCACCACCTCTCCGCGCATAGCTTCGAGCTTGTCGCCCGACGCGCCAAGGCGCGCTATGTGTTGGGGCTTTCCGCCACCGTCACCCGCAAGGACGGTCATCATCCGATCCTTTTCATGCAGTGCGGACCGGTGCGCTACCGGGTGGACGCCAGGACTCAGGCGAACAAACGCCCTTTTCGCCACGAAGTGATCGTACGCCCCACCGGTTTCCGTTTGCCACTGGAAACCGATGATGACCCACGCCTCGCTTTCCAACAAATCTGTGATGCCCTCTATCAAGATCATCGCAGAAATCGCCTCATCGCCGATGAAATCCTCGATGCCGTCCGCGCCGGAAGAACTCCCCTCGTGCTCACCGAACGCACGGAACATATTGACTTTCTTAATCGATTGTTAGAAGACGAGCTGCCGCACATCGTTGTTTTGAAAGGAGGCATGCCTGCCAAGGAGTTGAAAGCCGCCATCACCTCCCTGGGCAGCATCCCGGAGTCCGAGCCGCGTGTCATTTTAGCCACCGGGCGCTTTGTCGGCGAGGGTTTTGATGACTCCCGGCTCGACACCCTTTTCCTCACCATGCCGGTTTCCTGGAAGGGAACCATCGCCCAATACGCGGGTCGCCTGCATCGACTGCACGGCGGGAAAAAGGTCGTGCGCGTCTTCGACTATGCCGACCTCGATGTGCCGATGCTCTCGCGCATGTTCGACCGCCGCTGCGCCGGTTACGAGGAAGTCGGCTACACCATCCTGCTGCCCGCCCACGCCCTGCCCGGCTGGCCACCGGAAGTGCCGCTACCCATCGACCCGCAGTGGAAAAACGACTACGCCGCCAGCGTCCGCCGCCTCATCCGCGACGGAGTGGATGCCCCGCTCGCCCGTCTTTTTGTCCACGTCACCCGCCCGCCCGAAAAGGGAGCCAAAGGCACCGCCCGGGCAAGAAGCGCCAGCGAGAAATTCCTCCACCGCCGACTGCAAACCCTTCCCGACACAAAAGGCCAGTTCAAACTCAACGCCCGGCTGCCCATCCCATTCAACGAGCGCAGCGAGATGGAGGTCGACTTCCTCTGCCGGGAGAAAAACCTCGTCATCGAACTCGACGGCGACCAACACCTCAGCGACAAGGAAACCTACCGCCGCGACCGGAGAAAGGATGCCCTGCTCCAGCAAAACGGCTACCTCGTCCTCCGTTTCCTGACTACAGACTTAGGAGAAAACCTCGACCACGTTATGGACACCATCCAGCGGGTGCTGGTGGGGAGGTGA
- a CDS encoding FdhF/YdeP family oxidoreductase, with protein sequence MPRESQPLPDENPPRVSKPKKYAGGPGAVASAMKHVMKTAGPARGTKALLELNQKDGFDCPSCAWPDPDDHRAHSEFCENGAKAIASEATTRRIGRQFFRKHSVADLLEQSDYWHDQQGRLTEPMVLREGASHYQPISWDDAFALLADTLNGLDHPDEAVFYTSGRTSNEAAFLYQLFTRVYGTNNLPDCSNMCHESSGTAMKQSVGVGKGTVTLDDIHGADTIICIGQNPGTNHPRMLSALETAVENGARIVAINPLKEAGLMGFAHPQKVSGMLGKSTPLASQYLQVNLNGDLALMRALGKELFGRDALDHAFIADHTEGIEAYRQRCEAASWEELTSMSGIGREDVQKLADTLLKGERKLITCWAMGITQHRNAVATIREITNIHLMLGAIGRPGAGLCPVRGHSNVQGDRTMGIYEKMPETFLAALDREFGLNCPRKDGYDTVDAILAMHRNDAKVFFALGGNFLQASPDTDYTAQALSNCTLTCQVSTKLNKSHLVTGKTGLILPCLGRSERDTQREGDQFVSCENSMGIVHMSRGKLKPASEDLLSEPAIVARLAEATVGNSDTINWRWLVEDYDRIRDLIEKIVPGFAPYNQQVRHPGGFYLPNNAKQRIWDTATGKAGFSDSVLEQFQVPEGRLILQTLRSHDQYNTTIYGLNDRYRGIGMGRRIIFLNPGDMTARNIPPVSLVDITSHWEDGKRKVEKFHAIPYDIPAGTAAAYFPEANPLVPVNSTALESNTPTSKSIEISIESSR encoded by the coding sequence ATGCCAAGGGAGAGCCAACCATTGCCCGACGAAAATCCGCCGAGGGTCAGCAAGCCTAAAAAATACGCAGGCGGGCCGGGTGCCGTGGCCTCCGCGATGAAGCACGTGATGAAAACGGCGGGGCCGGCGCGCGGCACCAAGGCGCTGTTAGAACTGAACCAGAAGGACGGATTCGACTGCCCGAGCTGCGCCTGGCCGGACCCGGACGACCATCGTGCCCATAGTGAGTTCTGCGAAAACGGAGCCAAGGCGATCGCGTCGGAAGCGACTACCCGCCGGATTGGCCGTCAGTTTTTCAGAAAACACAGTGTGGCAGACCTCCTGGAGCAAAGCGATTACTGGCATGACCAGCAGGGCCGCCTCACCGAGCCGATGGTTCTGCGTGAGGGTGCCAGCCACTATCAACCGATCTCCTGGGACGATGCCTTCGCCTTGCTTGCCGACACCCTCAACGGGCTCGACCATCCGGACGAGGCGGTTTTCTACACCTCCGGGCGGACCAGCAACGAAGCGGCCTTCCTCTATCAGCTCTTTACCCGGGTCTACGGAACGAACAACCTCCCCGACTGCTCCAACATGTGTCACGAGTCCAGTGGCACAGCCATGAAACAATCGGTCGGCGTCGGCAAGGGCACGGTGACACTGGATGACATCCATGGGGCGGATACCATCATCTGCATTGGCCAGAACCCCGGCACCAATCACCCGCGTATGCTGTCGGCTCTTGAAACGGCGGTCGAAAACGGAGCGCGCATCGTGGCCATCAACCCGCTCAAGGAAGCCGGGTTGATGGGATTTGCCCATCCGCAGAAGGTCTCCGGCATGTTGGGAAAATCCACCCCGCTGGCATCGCAGTATTTGCAGGTCAACCTCAATGGCGACCTCGCACTGATGCGCGCGCTTGGCAAGGAACTCTTCGGCCGTGATGCCCTTGACCATGCGTTCATCGCCGATCATACAGAGGGAATCGAGGCCTACCGCCAGCGCTGTGAAGCCGCATCGTGGGAGGAACTCACCAGCATGTCGGGAATCGGCAGGGAGGATGTGCAAAAGCTGGCCGACACCCTGCTCAAGGGTGAGCGCAAGCTGATCACCTGCTGGGCAATGGGTATCACGCAACACCGGAACGCGGTGGCAACGATCCGTGAAATCACCAACATCCACTTGATGTTAGGCGCGATTGGCCGACCTGGTGCCGGCCTCTGTCCCGTGCGAGGACACAGCAATGTGCAGGGCGACCGCACCATGGGGATTTACGAAAAAATGCCCGAGACCTTCCTTGCCGCGCTTGACCGCGAGTTCGGTCTGAACTGCCCCCGCAAAGACGGATACGACACCGTCGACGCCATTCTCGCGATGCACCGCAACGACGCCAAGGTCTTTTTTGCCCTCGGTGGAAACTTCCTCCAGGCGTCACCCGACACCGACTACACAGCGCAGGCGCTTTCTAACTGCACACTCACCTGCCAGGTTTCCACCAAACTCAACAAAAGCCATCTGGTGACTGGCAAAACCGGACTGATCCTCCCCTGCCTGGGGCGCAGCGAACGCGACACACAGAGGGAAGGCGACCAGTTTGTCAGCTGTGAAAACTCGATGGGGATCGTGCACATGTCGCGCGGCAAGCTCAAACCTGCTTCTGAAGACCTGCTGAGCGAGCCGGCGATCGTGGCGCGACTCGCCGAAGCCACCGTAGGGAACTCGGATACCATCAACTGGCGTTGGTTGGTTGAGGACTACGACCGTATCCGCGATCTGATCGAAAAAATCGTCCCCGGCTTCGCCCCCTACAATCAACAAGTCCGCCACCCAGGAGGGTTCTATTTACCTAACAATGCCAAGCAACGCATCTGGGACACCGCCACGGGCAAGGCCGGGTTCAGCGATTCGGTGCTGGAGCAGTTCCAGGTGCCGGAAGGGAGGCTCATCCTCCAGACATTGCGCAGCCACGACCAGTACAACACCACCATCTACGGCCTCAACGACCGCTACCGCGGTATCGGTATGGGACGCCGGATTATTTTCCTGAATCCAGGCGACATGACAGCGCGGAACATCCCGCCGGTTTCCCTGGTCGATATCACCAGCCACTGGGAGGATGGAAAAAGGAAGGTGGAAAAATTCCACGCCATCCCCTACGATATCCCCGCGGGCACGGCCGCCGCCTATTTCCCCGAGGCCAACCCGCTCGTGCCCGTCAACTCGACCGCCCTGGAAAGCAACACCCCAACCAGCAAATCGATCGAAATCAGTATTGAATCATCCCGGTAG
- a CDS encoding formate--tetrahydrofolate ligase: MTDIEIAQQAKMSRIAELAAGKLGIADEHLEPYGHYKAKVSLDYLESLKDRPDGKLILVTAISPTPAGEGKTTTSVGLTDGLNRIGKKAVACLREPSLGPCFGMKGGAAGGGYAQVVPMEDINLHFTGDFHAIGLANNLLAALVDNHIHHGNALGIDVRRIVWRRVVDMNDRSLREITIALGGLGNGYPRADGFDIVVASEVMAIFCLATSLSELKDRLGNIIVGYTRTREPVRARDLNAHGAMTVLLKDAFKPNLVQTLEGNMAFIHGGPFANIAHGCNSVIATQSALKLADYVVTEAGFGADLGAEKFIDIKCRKSGLRPDASVVVATIRALKFHGGAAVKELAEENLAALEKGVKNLERHVRNVREHWGLPCIVAINRFSADTDAEVALLRKRLSHLQVDVVLAEHWAKGGEGAEDLARAVVAVTGKCPANFQFTYADDLPLWKKMEAVAKKIYSASEVVADTKVRAEVKRLQDAGFGHYPVCVAKTQYSFSTDPRLLGAPENHVVKVREVRLAAGAEFVIMICGDIMTMPGLPKVPSANKIDLGEDGQVVGLF, encoded by the coding sequence ATGACAGATATAGAAATCGCGCAGCAGGCGAAGATGTCGCGCATCGCCGAGCTCGCCGCCGGGAAACTCGGAATTGCCGACGAGCATCTCGAGCCCTACGGCCACTACAAGGCGAAGGTTTCGCTCGACTACCTGGAGAGTTTGAAGGACCGGCCCGACGGCAAGCTCATCCTGGTTACCGCCATCTCGCCGACGCCCGCGGGGGAGGGAAAGACCACCACCAGCGTGGGGCTCACCGACGGCTTGAACCGGATCGGGAAAAAGGCGGTCGCCTGCCTGCGCGAGCCGTCGCTGGGCCCCTGCTTCGGCATGAAGGGGGGCGCCGCCGGCGGTGGTTACGCCCAGGTGGTGCCGATGGAGGATATCAACCTGCACTTCACCGGTGACTTCCACGCCATCGGCCTGGCTAACAATTTGCTCGCCGCCCTTGTGGACAACCACATCCACCATGGAAATGCGCTGGGTATCGACGTCCGCCGCATCGTCTGGCGCCGGGTCGTCGATATGAACGACCGCTCGCTGCGCGAGATCACCATCGCCCTCGGCGGACTCGGCAACGGATATCCCCGCGCCGATGGATTCGATATCGTCGTCGCCTCCGAGGTCATGGCGATTTTCTGCCTCGCCACCTCCCTGTCCGAGCTCAAGGACCGGCTGGGCAACATCATCGTCGGCTACACCCGCACACGCGAGCCTGTCCGCGCCCGCGACCTCAACGCCCACGGCGCGATGACCGTGCTGCTCAAGGATGCCTTCAAACCCAACCTGGTGCAGACGCTCGAGGGGAACATGGCGTTCATTCACGGCGGCCCCTTTGCCAACATCGCCCACGGCTGCAACTCCGTGATCGCCACCCAGTCCGCGCTCAAGCTCGCCGACTACGTGGTCACCGAGGCCGGATTCGGGGCCGACCTGGGGGCGGAGAAATTCATCGACATCAAGTGCCGCAAGTCCGGGTTGAGGCCGGATGCCTCGGTGGTGGTCGCCACCATCCGGGCGCTCAAGTTCCACGGCGGCGCCGCCGTCAAGGAGCTGGCGGAGGAAAACCTCGCGGCGCTGGAGAAGGGGGTCAAAAACCTCGAGCGCCACGTGCGCAATGTGCGCGAGCACTGGGGGCTGCCCTGCATCGTCGCCATCAACCGCTTCAGCGCCGACACCGATGCCGAGGTCGCGCTGCTGCGCAAGAGACTCTCCCACCTCCAGGTGGACGTAGTGCTCGCCGAGCACTGGGCGAAGGGCGGCGAGGGGGCCGAGGACCTCGCCCGCGCCGTGGTGGCTGTCACCGGGAAATGCCCGGCGAACTTCCAGTTCACCTACGCGGACGACTTGCCGCTGTGGAAAAAAATGGAGGCGGTGGCTAAAAAAATCTACTCCGCCAGCGAAGTGGTGGCGGACACCAAGGTACGCGCCGAGGTGAAGCGCCTGCAGGACGCCGGCTTCGGCCACTACCCGGTCTGCGTCGCCAAGACCCAGTATTCCTTCTCCACCGACCCCAGGTTGTTAGGCGCGCCGGAGAACCACGTCGTCAAGGTCCGCGAAGTCCGCCTCGCCGCCGGTGCCGAGTTCGTCATCATGATCTGCGGCGACATCATGACCATGCCCGGTCTGCCCAAAGTCCCCTCCGCCAACAAAATCGACCTCGGCGAGGACGGCCAGGTGGTGGGCCTGTTTTAA
- a CDS encoding outer membrane lipoprotein carrier protein LolA — MHYCLICVLMAIVLIQTGTAGVDKGPLETWLAAQKEQNSVYAEFVQTRKLATLRKPLVNKGRMWAKRPDKFLWVMGSPAVVTVLRKGEEYLYLDKEKNEAIRMGADSRYARQFEMMTGDMGETIAEFEKRFAIKETKVVDGIYHATFSPVNRQFRKRVPWLILSVHLKTNRTAGFEIHLEDKTVISTQFTKYSLNVAIPDDRFKADTTGYKVKRK; from the coding sequence ATGCACTACTGCTTGATCTGCGTATTGATGGCGATTGTTTTAATCCAGACGGGCACAGCCGGGGTGGATAAGGGTCCTTTGGAAACATGGCTGGCAGCCCAGAAGGAACAAAACTCGGTCTACGCCGAATTCGTCCAGACACGCAAGCTTGCGACCTTGAGGAAGCCCCTGGTCAACAAAGGCCGGATGTGGGCGAAACGACCCGACAAGTTTCTCTGGGTGATGGGCAGTCCCGCCGTGGTCACGGTGCTGAGGAAGGGCGAGGAATACCTCTATCTCGACAAGGAAAAAAACGAGGCTATCAGGATGGGTGCCGACAGCCGTTATGCCCGGCAGTTTGAAATGATGACCGGTGATATGGGGGAAACGATCGCCGAGTTTGAAAAGCGATTTGCCATCAAGGAGACGAAGGTGGTCGATGGTATCTACCACGCCACATTTTCGCCCGTGAACCGGCAGTTCAGGAAACGTGTGCCGTGGCTCATTCTCTCCGTGCATCTTAAAACGAACCGCACGGCCGGATTTGAAATCCACCTTGAGGACAAAACGGTGATCAGCACGCAGTTTACCAAATACAGCCTGAACGTCGCCATCCCTGACGACCGGTTCAAAGCCGATACCACCGGCTACAAGGTCAAAAGGAAGTAG